The Streptomyces nitrosporeus genome includes a window with the following:
- the uraH gene encoding hydroxyisourate hydrolase: MSTDTTASVSTHILDTSIGRPAEAVAVSLAARSGGDGRYLTLGTSATDADGRCKDLPALPEGTTHVRLVFDTETYFAREKQAEAQQDAPRVRDSGAFFPEVAIAFAVTPGEHYHVPLLLNPFGYSVYRGS; this comes from the coding sequence TTGAGCACCGACACCACCGCATCGGTGTCCACCCACATCCTGGACACCAGCATCGGCCGCCCCGCCGAGGCCGTCGCCGTCTCCCTGGCCGCCCGCAGCGGCGGCGACGGGCGCTACCTGACGCTCGGCACGTCCGCGACCGACGCGGACGGGCGCTGCAAAGACCTGCCGGCCCTGCCGGAAGGGACCACCCACGTACGGCTCGTGTTCGACACGGAGACGTACTTCGCCAGAGAGAAGCAAGCCGAGGCGCAGCAGGACGCCCCCCGCGTAAGGGACAGCGGCGCGTTCTTCCCGGAGGTGGCGATCGCGTTCGCGGTCACCCCGGGCGAGCACTATCACGTACCGCTGCTGCTCAACCCGTTCGGCTACTCCGTATACCGAGGGAGCTAG
- the uraD gene encoding 2-oxo-4-hydroxy-4-carboxy-5-ureidoimidazoline decarboxylase, with protein MTTSSIPGLARFNTQSAEDATTALHEVCASVRWGSAILSRRPYATPEDLLRAGDAATAELTGEDLDEAMAGHPPIGRPRPGDPASAREQRGMDGASEDLRAEMLELNLAYQERFGHVFLICATGATGEQMRDALKARLGNPPGREREIVRAELGRINRIRLTRLLQDA; from the coding sequence GTGACTACGAGCTCCATACCGGGCCTCGCCCGGTTCAACACCCAGTCGGCCGAGGACGCCACCACCGCACTCCACGAGGTGTGCGCCAGCGTCCGATGGGGAAGCGCCATCCTCTCCCGGCGGCCGTACGCCACCCCCGAAGACCTCCTGCGGGCCGGCGACGCCGCCACGGCGGAGCTCACCGGCGAGGACCTGGACGAGGCGATGGCGGGACACCCGCCGATCGGCCGGCCCAGGCCCGGGGACCCGGCGTCCGCCCGCGAACAGCGGGGCATGGACGGCGCGTCCGAGGACCTCAGGGCGGAGATGCTCGAACTCAACCTGGCCTACCAGGAGCGGTTCGGACATGTCTTCCTGATCTGCGCCACCGGCGCCACCGGTGAGCAGATGCGCGACGCCCTCAAGGCCCGGCTCGGCAACCCGCCCGGACGGGAACGCGAGATCGTGCGCGCCGAACTGGGCAGGATCAACCGGATCCGGCTGACCCGCCTCCTACAGGACGCCTGA
- a CDS encoding helix-turn-helix domain-containing protein yields MGAELLGPERAEGDDVVLSWEGEEVVAVRLPQLSDSLDRILAAMERHHGVPLAELDRKAKQGVVRTLEARGAFSVRHGVETVAGALGVSRFTVYNYLNRENAAKGD; encoded by the coding sequence ATGGGCGCCGAACTGCTCGGCCCCGAACGGGCCGAGGGGGACGACGTGGTCCTCTCCTGGGAGGGGGAGGAGGTCGTGGCCGTCCGGCTGCCGCAGCTCTCGGATTCGCTGGACCGCATCCTGGCCGCGATGGAGCGGCACCACGGTGTGCCGCTCGCCGAGCTCGACCGCAAGGCCAAGCAGGGTGTCGTGCGCACCCTGGAGGCGCGCGGAGCCTTCTCCGTGCGGCACGGGGTGGAGACGGTGGCCGGTGCGCTCGGCGTCTCCCGGTTCACCGTGTACAACTACCTCAACCGCGAGAACGCCGCCAAGGGGGACTGA
- a CDS encoding TIM barrel protein, with product MGYSDQRFDVNLSILFTELPLLRRPAAAAAAGFTAVELWWPWTRTPTPARTELDALKKALDDAGTQLVGLNFYAGELPGPDRGALSLPGAESERFRANVEVAASFAAATGCRALNALYGNRVEGVDPALQDELALENLSLAARAAHDIGATLLVEALNGPESPRYPLLSAPAAIEVVDRVNEATGLGNAAFLLDLYHLSMNGEDLSQVIKAYAGRTGHVQIADNPGRGAPGTGSLPLEQLLDELTEAGYTGRVGLEYKPGDAPSQESFGWLPAGHRA from the coding sequence ATGGGTTACTCGGACCAGCGCTTCGATGTGAACCTCTCGATCCTCTTCACCGAACTCCCGCTCCTGCGGCGCCCGGCGGCGGCGGCCGCCGCGGGCTTCACCGCGGTCGAGCTCTGGTGGCCGTGGACCCGGACCCCCACCCCCGCGCGGACCGAACTGGACGCCCTGAAGAAGGCGCTCGACGACGCGGGGACCCAGCTGGTCGGGCTGAACTTCTACGCCGGCGAGCTGCCCGGACCCGACCGCGGGGCGCTCTCCCTGCCGGGCGCCGAGTCGGAGCGCTTCCGGGCGAACGTCGAGGTCGCCGCCTCGTTCGCGGCCGCGACGGGCTGCCGGGCGCTCAACGCCCTCTACGGGAACCGCGTGGAGGGCGTCGACCCCGCCCTCCAGGACGAACTCGCCCTGGAGAACCTCTCCCTGGCCGCCCGCGCGGCCCATGACATCGGCGCGACACTGCTGGTCGAGGCCCTCAACGGGCCCGAGTCACCGCGGTATCCGCTGCTGAGCGCACCGGCCGCGATCGAGGTCGTGGACCGGGTCAACGAGGCCACCGGTCTCGGCAACGCGGCGTTCCTGCTGGACCTGTACCACCTGTCCATGAACGGCGAGGACCTCTCCCAGGTCATCAAGGCGTACGCCGGCCGGACCGGTCACGTCCAGATCGCCGACAACCCGGGGCGCGGCGCCCCCGGTACCGGCTCGCTCCCGCTCGAACAGCTCCTCGACGAACTGACCGAGGCCGGTTACACGGGCAGGGTCGGCCTGGAGTACAAGCCGGGCGACGCCCCGAGCCAGGAGTCCTTCGGCTGGCTCCCCGCCGGCCACCGGGCCTGA
- a CDS encoding 2-hydroxy-3-oxopropionate reductase, whose translation MSSNLPKVAWIGLGIMGSPMSENLVGAGYDVTGYTLEQDKIDRLTAAGGKGAASVAEAVREADVVITMVPASPQVEAVAYGPDGILENARPGTLLIDMSSITPRTSVDLAANAREKGIRVLDAPVSGGEAGAVEAVLSIMAGGERADFDEALPLLRALGKTIVLCGPHGSGQTVKAANQLIVAVNIQACAEAVVFLEKSGVDLAAALDVLNGGLAGSTVLTRKKDNFLKRDFAPGFRIDLHHKDMGIVTDAARGVGSALPVGAVVAQLIASSRAQGDGGLDHSALLRSVERLSGDRV comes from the coding sequence ATGAGCAGCAATCTCCCCAAGGTCGCCTGGATCGGACTCGGCATCATGGGCTCGCCCATGTCGGAGAACCTGGTCGGGGCCGGTTACGACGTCACCGGATACACCCTGGAGCAGGACAAGATCGACCGGCTGACCGCGGCCGGCGGCAAGGGTGCCGCCTCCGTCGCCGAAGCCGTGCGCGAGGCCGACGTCGTGATCACGATGGTCCCCGCCTCCCCCCAGGTCGAGGCGGTCGCCTACGGCCCGGACGGCATCCTGGAGAACGCCCGTCCGGGCACCCTGCTGATCGACATGTCGTCGATCACCCCCCGGACGTCCGTGGACCTCGCGGCGAACGCGCGGGAGAAGGGCATACGCGTCCTGGACGCCCCGGTCTCCGGTGGTGAGGCCGGGGCGGTCGAGGCGGTGCTGTCCATCATGGCCGGGGGCGAGCGGGCCGACTTCGACGAGGCGCTGCCCCTGCTCCGCGCCCTCGGGAAGACGATCGTGCTGTGCGGGCCGCACGGCTCGGGCCAGACGGTCAAGGCGGCCAACCAGCTGATCGTCGCCGTCAACATCCAGGCCTGCGCCGAGGCCGTGGTCTTCCTGGAGAAGTCCGGGGTCGACCTGGCCGCCGCGCTCGACGTCCTGAACGGCGGGCTGGCCGGCTCGACGGTCCTGACCCGCAAGAAGGACAACTTCCTGAAGCGCGACTTCGCGCCCGGTTTCCGGATCGACCTGCACCACAAGGACATGGGCATCGTCACGGACGCCGCCCGCGGCGTCGGCTCCGCCCTGCCCGTCGGCGCCGTGGTCGCCCAGCTGATCGCCTCGTCGCGCGCCCAGGGGGACGGCGGCCTGGACCACTCGGCCCTGCTGCGGTCCGTCGAGCGCCTCTCCGGCGACCGGGTCTGA
- a CDS encoding catalase — MSQRVLTTESGAPVADNQNSATAGPGGPILLQDQHLLEKLARFNRERIPERVVHARGSGAYGYFEVTDDVTAFTRAGFLSEVGRRTETFVRFSTVADSLGGADAVRDPRGFAVKFYTDEGNYDLVGNNTPVFFIKDPVKFPDFIHSQKRDPFTGRQEPDNVWDFWAHSPEATHQVTWLMGDRGIPASYRHMNGYGSHTYRWTNATGESFYVKYHFKTNQGVRSLSAEQAAELVGRDTASHQTDLLQAIERGVNPSWTLYVQLMPEAEAAGYRFNPFDVTKVWPHADHPLRRVGRLVLDRNPDNVFAEVEQAAFSPNNFVPGIGPSPDKMLQGRLFAYADAQRYRLGINHTQLPVNAPRAATVDTYGRDGLHATRYGSRHDKNYEPNSYAGPAETGQALAGPLAVHGWTGTHEAPAHTKDDDFFQAGELYRLMSADEKDRLIANIAGGLSQVTRDDVIEKNLSHFHAADPEYGKRVEEAVRALRED, encoded by the coding sequence ATGTCCCAGCGTGTGCTCACGACCGAGTCAGGCGCTCCGGTCGCCGACAACCAGAACTCCGCCACGGCCGGTCCCGGCGGGCCGATCCTGCTCCAGGACCAGCACCTGCTGGAGAAACTGGCCCGGTTCAACCGCGAACGCATCCCGGAGCGCGTGGTGCATGCCCGCGGTTCGGGCGCGTACGGCTACTTCGAGGTGACGGACGACGTCACCGCCTTCACCCGCGCCGGCTTCCTGTCCGAAGTGGGCCGCCGGACCGAGACGTTCGTCCGCTTCTCGACGGTCGCCGACTCCCTCGGCGGCGCCGACGCGGTGCGCGACCCGCGCGGCTTCGCCGTCAAGTTCTACACGGACGAGGGCAATTACGACCTGGTCGGCAACAACACCCCGGTCTTCTTCATCAAGGACCCGGTGAAGTTCCCCGACTTCATCCACTCGCAGAAGCGCGATCCCTTCACGGGTCGTCAGGAGCCGGACAACGTCTGGGACTTCTGGGCGCACTCCCCCGAGGCCACGCACCAGGTGACCTGGCTGATGGGCGACCGCGGCATCCCCGCGTCCTACCGCCACATGAACGGCTACGGTTCGCACACCTACCGCTGGACGAACGCGACCGGTGAGTCCTTCTACGTGAAGTACCACTTCAAGACCAACCAGGGCGTCCGCTCGCTCTCCGCCGAGCAGGCCGCCGAACTCGTCGGCCGGGACACGGCCTCGCACCAGACCGACCTGCTCCAGGCCATCGAGCGCGGGGTGAACCCGTCCTGGACCCTGTACGTCCAGCTGATGCCGGAGGCGGAGGCCGCCGGCTACCGCTTCAACCCGTTCGACGTCACCAAGGTGTGGCCGCACGCCGACCACCCGCTCCGGCGGGTGGGCCGGCTGGTCCTGGACCGCAACCCGGACAACGTCTTCGCGGAGGTCGAGCAGGCGGCGTTCTCCCCGAACAACTTCGTGCCCGGCATCGGCCCGTCCCCGGACAAGATGCTCCAGGGCCGGCTGTTCGCGTACGCCGACGCGCAGCGCTACCGCCTGGGCATCAACCACACCCAGCTCCCGGTCAACGCGCCGAGGGCCGCCACCGTCGACACCTACGGACGCGACGGCCTGCACGCCACCCGGTACGGCTCGCGGCACGACAAGAACTACGAGCCCAACTCGTACGCCGGACCGGCCGAGACGGGCCAGGCGCTGGCCGGCCCGCTCGCGGTGCACGGCTGGACCGGTACGCACGAGGCGCCCGCCCACACCAAGGACGACGACTTCTTCCAGGCGGGCGAGCTCTACCGGCTGATGTCGGCCGACGAGAAGGACCGGCTGATCGCCAACATCGCCGGCGGCCTCTCCCAAGTCACCCGCGACGACGTGATCGAGAAGAACCTCTCCCACTTCCACGCCGCCGACCCGGAGTACGGCAAGCGCGTGGAGGAGGCGGTCCGCGCCCTGCGCGAGGACTGA
- the gcl gene encoding glyoxylate carboligase — protein MPRMTAARAAVEILKREGVTHAFGVPGAAINPFYAALKAAGGVHHTLARHVEGASHMAEGYTRAEAGNIGVCIGTSGPAGTDMITGLYSAAADSVPILCITGQAPTAVLHKEDFQAVDIASIAAPVTKSATTVLEAAQVPGVFQRAFHLMRSGRPGPVLVDLPIDVQLTEIEFDPELYEPLPVHKPAASRRQIERALDMLEASERPLIVAGGGVINADAPDLLVEFAELTGVPVVPTLMGWGALPDGHALNAGMVGLQTSHRYGNANFLESDFVLGIGNRWANRHTGRLDVYTRGRTFVHVDIEPTQLGRIFAPDLGIASDAKAALELFVGIARERKAAGRLKDRTSWAAATQERRATLQRRTHFDDVPLKPQRVYEEMNRAFGPETRYVTTIGLSQIAGAQMLHVHRPRHWINCGQAGPLGWTIPAALGVATADPYGSVVALSGDYDFQFMLEELAVGAQHRIPYVHVLVNNSYLGLIRQAQRAFDIDFQVSLEFENINSPELGVYGVDHVKVVEGLGCRAIRVTEPDGLLPAFEEAKKLAAEHRVPVVVEAILERVTNIAMSGTDIASVNEFEDLATEPHHAPTAIRPLAAS, from the coding sequence ATGCCCCGTATGACCGCTGCCCGCGCGGCAGTCGAGATCCTCAAGCGCGAAGGCGTCACCCACGCGTTCGGTGTGCCGGGCGCCGCGATCAACCCGTTCTACGCGGCGCTCAAGGCGGCCGGCGGGGTGCACCACACCCTGGCCCGGCACGTCGAGGGCGCCTCGCACATGGCCGAGGGCTACACCCGTGCCGAGGCCGGGAACATCGGTGTCTGCATCGGTACGTCGGGACCGGCCGGCACCGACATGATCACCGGCCTGTACTCCGCCGCCGCCGACTCCGTCCCGATCCTCTGCATCACCGGCCAGGCCCCGACGGCCGTGCTCCACAAGGAGGACTTCCAGGCCGTCGACATCGCCTCCATCGCCGCCCCGGTGACCAAGTCCGCCACCACCGTGCTGGAGGCGGCCCAGGTCCCCGGCGTCTTCCAGCGCGCGTTCCACCTGATGCGCTCCGGCCGGCCGGGCCCGGTCCTCGTCGACCTGCCGATCGACGTGCAGCTGACCGAGATCGAGTTCGACCCCGAGCTGTACGAGCCGCTGCCGGTGCACAAGCCCGCCGCGAGCCGCAGGCAGATCGAGCGCGCCCTGGACATGCTGGAGGCGTCCGAGCGCCCGCTGATCGTCGCCGGGGGCGGCGTCATCAACGCCGACGCCCCGGACCTCCTCGTGGAGTTCGCCGAGCTGACCGGCGTCCCGGTCGTCCCCACCCTCATGGGCTGGGGCGCCCTCCCCGACGGCCACGCGCTCAACGCGGGCATGGTCGGCCTCCAGACCTCGCACCGCTACGGCAACGCGAACTTCCTGGAATCCGACTTCGTCCTGGGCATCGGCAACCGCTGGGCCAACCGCCACACCGGCAGGCTGGACGTCTACACCCGGGGCCGCACCTTCGTCCACGTCGACATCGAACCCACCCAGCTGGGCAGGATCTTCGCCCCGGACCTCGGCATCGCCTCCGACGCGAAGGCCGCCCTGGAGCTCTTCGTCGGCATCGCCCGTGAACGCAAGGCGGCCGGCCGGCTGAAGGACCGGACGAGCTGGGCCGCCGCCACCCAGGAGCGCCGGGCGACCCTCCAGCGCCGCACCCACTTCGACGACGTCCCGCTGAAACCGCAGCGCGTCTACGAGGAGATGAACCGCGCCTTCGGACCGGAGACCCGCTACGTCACCACCATCGGCCTCTCCCAGATCGCCGGGGCGCAGATGCTCCACGTCCACCGGCCGCGCCACTGGATCAACTGCGGCCAGGCGGGCCCGCTCGGCTGGACCATCCCCGCCGCGCTCGGGGTCGCCACGGCCGACCCGTACGGCTCCGTCGTCGCGCTCTCCGGCGACTACGACTTCCAGTTCATGCTGGAGGAACTGGCCGTCGGCGCCCAGCACCGCATCCCCTACGTGCACGTCCTGGTCAACAACTCCTATCTGGGGCTGATCCGCCAGGCGCAGCGCGCCTTCGACATCGACTTCCAGGTCAGCCTGGAGTTCGAGAACATTAACTCCCCGGAGCTGGGCGTCTACGGCGTGGACCACGTCAAGGTCGTCGAGGGCCTCGGCTGCAGGGCGATCCGGGTGACGGAACCGGACGGCCTGCTGCCCGCCTTCGAGGAGGCGAAGAAACTGGCGGCGGAACACCGGGTGCCGGTCGTGGTCGAGGCGATCCTGGAACGCGTCACGAACATCGCGATGAGCGGGACGGACATCGCCTCCGTCAACGAGTTCGAGGACCTCGCGACCGAACCCCACCACGCCCCTACGGCGATCCGCCCCCTGGCCGCCTCCTGA
- a CDS encoding AMP-binding protein — protein MSTPATATELSYAHGTGTTPLLGDTIGRSLARTVEAFGDREALVDVVSGRRWTYAEFGADVERLARGLMASGVDRGDRVGIWALNCPEWVLLQYATARIGAVMVTVNPAYRAHELEYVLNQAGISLLVASLTHRTSDYRAMVDQVRSACPALRSAHYIGDPTFDALTAAADSVTPGQLAAREAELSCDDPVNIQYTSGTTGFPKGATLSHHNILNNGYFVGELVSYTEQDRICLPVPFYHCFGMVMGNLAATTHGACIVIPCPSFEPAAVLTAVQRERCTSLYGVPTMFIAELNLPDFASWDLSSLRTGIMAGSPCPAEVMKRVVAEMHMAQVSICYGMTETSPVSTQTRVDDDLERRTGTVGRVMPHLEVKVVDPVTGVTVPRGEPGELRTRGYSVMLGYWDQPERTAEVVDAGRWMHTGDLAVMREDGYVQIVGRIKDMIIRGGENVYPREIEEFLHTHPKIADVQVVGVPDERYGEEILACVIPRDRADPPTLEELTAHCRERLAHYKIPRALRILTEFPMTVSGKVRKIELREGYGA, from the coding sequence ATGAGCACACCCGCGACGGCCACCGAGCTGTCCTACGCGCACGGCACCGGCACCACCCCGCTCCTCGGGGACACCATCGGCCGCAGCCTCGCCCGCACCGTCGAGGCGTTCGGCGACCGGGAGGCCCTGGTCGACGTGGTCTCCGGACGGCGCTGGACGTACGCGGAGTTCGGCGCCGACGTGGAGCGGCTGGCCCGCGGACTGATGGCCTCGGGCGTGGACAGGGGCGACCGGGTCGGGATCTGGGCGCTCAACTGCCCGGAGTGGGTCCTCCTCCAGTACGCCACCGCCCGCATCGGCGCGGTCATGGTCACCGTCAACCCCGCCTACCGGGCGCACGAGCTGGAGTACGTGCTGAACCAGGCCGGCATCTCCCTGCTGGTGGCCTCGCTCACCCACCGCACCAGCGACTACCGCGCCATGGTCGACCAGGTCCGCTCCGCCTGCCCCGCGCTCCGGTCCGCCCACTACATCGGCGACCCGACCTTCGACGCGCTCACCGCCGCCGCGGACTCGGTCACCCCCGGGCAGCTCGCCGCCCGCGAGGCGGAGCTGTCCTGCGACGACCCGGTCAACATCCAGTACACCTCCGGCACCACCGGCTTCCCCAAGGGCGCGACCCTCTCCCACCACAACATCCTCAACAACGGCTACTTCGTGGGGGAGCTGGTCTCCTACACCGAGCAGGACCGGATCTGCCTGCCGGTGCCCTTCTACCACTGCTTCGGCATGGTCATGGGCAACCTGGCCGCCACCACGCACGGCGCGTGCATCGTCATCCCCTGCCCGTCCTTCGAACCCGCCGCCGTGCTCACGGCCGTCCAGCGCGAACGCTGCACCTCGCTCTACGGGGTGCCGACGATGTTCATCGCGGAGCTGAACCTGCCGGACTTCGCCTCCTGGGACCTGTCCTCGCTGCGCACCGGCATCATGGCCGGATCCCCCTGCCCGGCGGAGGTGATGAAGCGGGTCGTCGCCGAGATGCACATGGCCCAGGTGTCCATCTGCTACGGCATGACGGAGACCTCCCCGGTCTCCACCCAGACCCGCGTGGACGACGACCTGGAACGGCGTACCGGCACCGTCGGCCGGGTCATGCCGCACCTGGAGGTGAAGGTCGTCGACCCGGTCACCGGGGTGACGGTCCCGAGGGGCGAGCCGGGCGAACTGCGCACCCGGGGATACAGCGTGATGCTCGGTTACTGGGACCAGCCGGAGCGGACCGCGGAAGTCGTCGACGCGGGCCGCTGGATGCACACCGGGGACCTCGCGGTGATGCGGGAGGACGGCTACGTACAGATCGTCGGCCGGATCAAGGACATGATCATCCGGGGCGGCGAGAACGTGTACCCGCGTGAGATCGAGGAGTTCCTCCACACCCATCCGAAGATCGCCGACGTCCAGGTGGTGGGGGTCCCGGACGAGAGGTACGGCGAGGAGATCCTGGCCTGCGTCATCCCCCGCGACCGGGCCGATCCGCCGACACTGGAGGAGCTCACCGCCCACTGCCGCGAGCGCCTGGCGCACTACAAGATCCCGCGCGCCCTGCGGATCCTGACGGAGTTCCCGATGACGGTCAGCGGCAAGGTCCGCAAGATCGAACTGCGGGAGGGATACGGAGCGTAG